In Arthrobacter citreus, a single genomic region encodes these proteins:
- a CDS encoding amino acid permease has product MDSSKKLGVMGLSFLSINAILGLRNIAFASTIGPSALFYWIVAALIYFIPIGLIVAELSTTYPNQGGMGVWVRKAFGEKASFLCSWFFWIANFTYYPSLLLTTTIAIAYGINQPQMASHPMKTAIISSVIFWIVTLLTLKGTKMSGRLASIGAPLGVLVPAILIFGFGFYSMFSGEPSATHFTQSTIMPNNLSFGTIMFLSTLMFGFSGAEMLGTIAGNVRNPQKTFPRAIFITSIIIAAVYILATVAFQFVITISSDQTATALYLFADKITSQFGLNFSLSQILGICFLLAFVGSLSFLILNPSVMIAESAKDVLPKNLLKENKDGMPSILVLGQAGAVTLILILSAFVPSVSKALNMLILMSTLAFFIPYVFLISAYIKLRMTDKEIERPFKIKKTSVAIFVAVVGMISVVGTIGLTLIPAPDTTLLEYLPIVLGPILFGCIGFILYANGTKGKKDRMKN; this is encoded by the coding sequence ATGGATTCATCAAAAAAATTAGGTGTAATGGGTTTATCATTTTTAAGTATTAATGCAATTTTAGGATTACGTAATATTGCTTTTGCTTCAACAATCGGTCCATCTGCATTATTTTATTGGATTGTTGCAGCGTTAATATATTTTATTCCAATTGGATTAATTGTAGCTGAATTATCTACTACCTATCCTAATCAAGGCGGCATGGGCGTTTGGGTTCGAAAAGCATTTGGGGAGAAAGCTTCATTTTTATGCTCTTGGTTTTTCTGGATTGCTAATTTTACCTATTATCCATCGCTTTTATTAACAACAACTATTGCTATTGCATATGGAATTAACCAGCCACAAATGGCTAGTCATCCGATGAAAACGGCAATTATTTCTAGTGTGATATTTTGGATTGTTACTTTATTAACATTAAAAGGCACAAAAATGAGTGGAAGGCTTGCATCAATTGGCGCACCACTTGGCGTATTAGTGCCAGCAATTTTAATCTTTGGTTTTGGATTTTATAGTATGTTTAGTGGCGAGCCAAGTGCAACACACTTTACTCAAAGTACAATCATGCCAAACAATCTATCGTTTGGAACAATTATGTTTTTATCGACATTAATGTTTGGTTTTTCAGGCGCAGAAATGCTTGGAACAATTGCAGGGAATGTAAGAAATCCTCAAAAAACATTTCCAAGGGCAATTTTTATAACTTCAATCATTATTGCAGCAGTATATATCCTTGCAACAGTAGCATTTCAATTTGTTATTACAATTTCATCTGATCAAACAGCGACAGCACTTTACTTGTTTGCAGATAAAATAACATCTCAATTCGGATTGAATTTTTCACTTTCACAAATTTTAGGAATCTGCTTTCTATTAGCATTTGTTGGATCTCTGTCATTTTTAATTTTGAATCCAAGTGTAATGATTGCTGAAAGTGCAAAGGATGTACTTCCTAAAAATTTACTAAAAGAAAATAAAGATGGAATGCCATCAATTTTAGTTTTAGGTCAAGCGGGTGCGGTTACTTTAATTTTAATTCTTTCAGCTTTTGTACCAAGTGTGTCTAAAGCATTGAATATGTTGATTTTAATGTCGACATTAGCGTTTTTTATCCCTTATGTATTTTTAATTAGTGCATATATTAAACTTCGCATGACTGACAAAGAAATTGAAAGACCATTTAAAATTAAAAAAACTTCAGTTGCAATATTTGTTGCGGTAGTAGGGATGATTTCAGTAGTTGGTACAATCGGATTAACACTAATTCCTGCACCAGATACAACTTTATTAGAGTATTTACCAATTGTACTAGGGCCGATTTTATTCGGATGTATCGGATTTATACTATATGCTAACGGAACAAAAGGTAAGAAAGACCGAATGAAAAACTAA
- a CDS encoding NAD(P)H nitroreductase, with translation MDYNSFKEIIHGRRSIRKFTDQAVSNEVIEEIIDCARYAPSDTNSQTWEFIIIKNTDKIKKIEEMTWDSLHEVAEKAKEKGLEKEGKLLVRSFGPYATAFREAPVLIICLATPYESKFRTKIFDPIGFVENEVWKEEGIKSSCLASQNLMLAAHALGLGTCPMTGPVLLAQDKLRTYLDIQENREINMVISLGYPSEPAKKLARKDVAEIIRYVD, from the coding sequence ATGGATTACAATTCGTTTAAAGAAATTATTCACGGAAGAAGAAGTATTCGAAAATTTACTGACCAAGCAGTTTCAAATGAAGTGATTGAAGAAATCATCGACTGCGCTCGTTATGCTCCAAGTGATACAAACTCACAAACTTGGGAATTTATCATTATTAAAAACACAGACAAAATTAAAAAAATTGAAGAAATGACATGGGATTCATTACATGAAGTTGCTGAAAAAGCTAAAGAAAAAGGCTTAGAAAAAGAAGGGAAATTATTAGTTCGTTCTTTTGGTCCATACGCAACTGCATTTAGAGAAGCACCAGTCTTAATCATTTGTTTAGCAACACCTTACGAATCAAAATTCAGAACAAAAATCTTTGATCCAATCGGATTTGTCGAAAATGAAGTTTGGAAAGAAGAAGGAATTAAAAGTAGCTGTCTAGCATCACAAAACTTAATGTTAGCAGCACATGCACTAGGATTAGGAACTTGCCCAATGACAGGTCCAGTCCTACTTGCTCAAGATAAACTAAGAACTTACCTAGATATACAAGAAAACCGTGAAATCAACATGGTAATCTCGCTTGGCTATCCATCTGAGCCAGCAAAAAAACTTGCACGTAAGGATGTAGCAGAAATTATCCGCTACGTTGACTAA
- a CDS encoding ABC transporter ATP-binding protein, which produces MLKELTKPFRYKQLALTKNKKQKERANNVSSTVKRIWNYLALMKGKLVVVLFLVLASAGLGLLGPVLVGYSIDHYILKNNLSGLSWLILALVFIYVGYSASLFLQNFWMIDIAQNTVTKMRTELFNMFHKLPMSFFEKRQHGELMSRVTNDLENVSSTLNTSVIQVFSSVLTLVGTVSVMLWYSPILTLLTLSIVPVLIVGIRWITNRTGQLYKIQQRNLGELNGFIEETVSGQRIIKTFSQEDKMIRDFLNKNEKLKNSGFWAFIFAGMIPKFMNVLNNVSFAIIAGIGGYFAYKGHISIGTIVVFTEYSRQFTRPLNDLSNQFNTLLSAIAGAERVFSIIDEDIEAIDESHIVNDQKVILGEVEYKNVGFSYGKDSNTLSNVSFKASPGETIALIGPTGAGKTTVVNLLSRFYQINSGDILIDGVSIDQYSRKNLRQQMAFVLQDSFLFKGTIRENIRYGRLDATDEEVEEAAKLANAHSFIMKSPTGYDTILQQDDQQISQGQKQLLSIARAILANPAILILDEATSSIDTITEIKIQEALQRLMQGRTSFVIAHRLNTIKNANQILVLKNGMCIERGSHEELIDKQGFYYELVKHQGMNEEHIQ; this is translated from the coding sequence ATGTTAAAGGAGCTAACTAAACCTTTCCGATATAAACAATTAGCACTCACCAAAAATAAGAAACAAAAGGAACGTGCAAATAACGTTTCATCAACAGTCAAAAGAATTTGGAATTATTTAGCGCTAATGAAGGGAAAACTAGTTGTCGTACTTTTTTTAGTTTTAGCAAGTGCTGGTCTTGGATTATTAGGACCTGTATTAGTTGGATATTCAATCGACCATTATATTTTAAAAAATAATTTAAGTGGTTTATCTTGGCTAATTCTTGCTTTAGTATTCATTTATGTAGGTTATTCTGCATCATTATTTTTACAAAATTTTTGGATGATTGACATTGCTCAAAATACAGTAACTAAAATGAGAACAGAATTATTTAATATGTTTCACAAGTTGCCGATGTCATTTTTTGAAAAGAGACAACATGGTGAATTAATGAGTCGTGTAACGAATGATTTAGAAAATGTAAGCTCAACATTGAATACATCAGTTATTCAAGTATTTTCAAGTGTGTTAACTTTAGTTGGTACCGTTTCAGTTATGCTTTGGTATAGTCCAATCTTAACTTTATTGACATTATCAATTGTACCGGTATTAATTGTCGGGATTAGATGGATTACAAATCGTACAGGTCAGCTTTATAAAATCCAACAGCGAAATTTAGGAGAGTTAAATGGTTTTATAGAAGAAACAGTATCTGGGCAAAGAATTATTAAAACTTTTTCACAAGAAGATAAAATGATTCGAGATTTTTTAAATAAAAATGAAAAACTGAAAAACTCTGGATTTTGGGCATTTATTTTCGCCGGAATGATTCCAAAGTTCATGAACGTTTTAAATAATGTAAGCTTTGCGATTATTGCAGGTATTGGTGGATACTTTGCGTATAAAGGTCATATTTCAATCGGTACAATTGTTGTATTTACGGAGTATTCAAGACAATTTACACGCCCACTAAATGATTTGTCAAATCAATTTAATACATTACTTTCAGCTATAGCTGGGGCAGAACGAGTATTTTCAATTATTGATGAAGATATTGAAGCAATCGACGAATCTCACATCGTAAATGATCAAAAAGTAATTTTAGGTGAAGTTGAATATAAAAATGTTGGTTTCTCATACGGCAAAGATTCAAATACTTTATCAAATGTTTCATTCAAAGCGTCACCAGGTGAGACTATAGCATTAATTGGACCTACAGGAGCGGGTAAAACGACAGTAGTAAATTTACTTTCACGCTTTTATCAAATCAATAGTGGTGATATACTCATAGATGGTGTAAGTATTGATCAATATTCTAGAAAAAACTTAAGACAACAAATGGCATTTGTTTTACAAGATTCATTTTTATTTAAAGGAACTATTCGAGAAAATATACGATATGGTCGTTTAGATGCAACAGATGAAGAAGTAGAAGAAGCGGCTAAACTAGCTAATGCACATAGTTTTATTATGAAATCTCCGACAGGATATGATACAATTTTACAACAAGATGATCAGCAAATTAGTCAAGGTCAAAAGCAACTTCTCTCAATTGCTAGAGCAATTCTAGCAAATCCAGCAATTTTAATTTTAGATGAAGCAACTAGTAGCATCGATACAATCACAGAAATTAAAATTCAAGAAGCTTTACAAAGACTAATGCAAGGCCGAACAAGCTTTGTTATTGCGCATCGACTAAATACAATCAAAAATGCTAATCAAATACTTGTTTTGAAAAATGGAATGTGTATTGAGAGAGGTTCGCATGAAGAATTAATCGATAAACAAGGCTTTTACTATGAATTAGTAAAACATCAAGGGATGAATGAAGAGCATATACAATAA
- a CDS encoding ABC transporter ATP-binding protein: MKRTRLNTSSFPVLCTFIKIFVDLLKRDKKIRRGFLIITSLVRGVTKLNSFKFLKPYKITIFAAIVFLFLELVVELFQPYILSNIINNGIVQKDMSYVTKWGIVMIVLSIVAFIGGVLNTFYATHIAQSYSFKLRKTLFEKVQSFSFTTFSYLPTSSIITRLTNDVSQLQSAVFMSLRIILRAPLIVVGSVVMALILDWKLSLVISLILPFLFIFLNWMVKKGRRLFKNVQDNVDVVNSVLRENLVGMKLIKAFVRNNYENNRFQHINQNLKQKTSVALRTMEITMPVMLLFMNACILIVLWFGNSKVHSHQTNIGNIVAIVNYISRITSSFSVFSFIISAFSRMRASSERIDEILTIEEDFVEKNEGNKIENRLEGKIQFHQVSFSYPNDETSVLKNISFVAYPEQTIAILGSTGSGKTSLFQLIPRLYDVNSGTILIDDQDSRKINSKQLRGQIGYVPQEALLFTGTIKENLLMGRETATDEEVYSAAMHAQIHDTILSFPNGYESLIGQKGVNLSGGQKQRLAIARAIIRKPSILLLDDSTSALDLKTEASLLEALKEYQCTTLIITQKISTAKKADKILIIDEGELVEEGTHESLLKSSKLYKAIYYSQYGKEEIQNVKGAN; this comes from the coding sequence ATGAAGAGGACTCGTTTAAATACGAGTTCTTTTCCTGTTTTATGTACTTTTATTAAGATTTTTGTAGATTTATTAAAAAGAGATAAGAAAATACGGAGGGGTTTTTTAATCATTACCTCTTTAGTCAGGGGAGTGACTAAATTGAATAGTTTTAAGTTTTTAAAACCATACAAAATTACAATTTTTGCAGCAATCGTTTTTTTATTTTTGGAGTTAGTTGTTGAATTATTTCAACCTTATATTTTATCGAATATCATCAACAACGGGATTGTCCAAAAAGACATGTCTTATGTTACTAAATGGGGAATAGTCATGATTGTGTTATCAATCGTAGCCTTCATTGGTGGTGTATTAAATACTTTCTATGCTACTCATATAGCACAGAGCTACTCTTTTAAATTACGAAAGACGCTTTTTGAGAAAGTACAATCATTTTCATTTACGACTTTCAGTTATTTACCTACTTCGTCAATTATTACTCGTCTTACAAATGACGTTTCACAATTACAAAGTGCAGTATTTATGAGTTTAAGGATCATTTTAAGAGCACCACTAATCGTAGTTGGTAGTGTTGTTATGGCATTAATTTTGGATTGGAAACTATCATTAGTAATTTCATTAATTTTGCCGTTCTTATTTATCTTTCTAAACTGGATGGTAAAAAAAGGTAGAAGACTATTTAAAAATGTTCAAGATAATGTAGATGTTGTAAATAGCGTCCTTAGAGAAAATTTAGTTGGAATGAAATTAATTAAAGCATTCGTAAGAAATAACTATGAAAATAATCGTTTTCAACATATAAATCAAAATTTAAAACAAAAAACATCTGTTGCATTAAGAACGATGGAAATAACGATGCCGGTTATGCTTCTGTTTATGAATGCATGTATTTTAATTGTATTATGGTTTGGTAATAGTAAAGTACATTCACATCAAACAAATATTGGAAATATCGTTGCAATCGTGAATTATATTTCTCGTATCACTTCATCTTTTTCGGTTTTCTCTTTTATTATTAGTGCGTTTTCAAGAATGAGAGCCTCTTCAGAACGAATTGATGAAATATTAACGATTGAAGAAGACTTTGTAGAAAAGAACGAAGGAAACAAAATCGAAAATCGTTTAGAAGGTAAAATTCAATTTCATCAAGTTTCTTTCAGTTATCCAAATGATGAAACGAGTGTTTTAAAAAATATCTCATTTGTTGCTTATCCAGAGCAAACAATTGCTATATTAGGTTCAACAGGATCCGGGAAAACATCATTATTTCAATTAATCCCTCGTTTATATGATGTTAACTCTGGTACTATTTTAATTGATGATCAAGATAGTAGAAAAATAAATAGTAAGCAGTTAAGAGGACAAATAGGGTATGTACCTCAAGAAGCATTGTTATTTACTGGGACGATTAAAGAGAATTTATTAATGGGTAGAGAGACTGCAACAGATGAAGAAGTTTATTCAGCTGCAATGCATGCTCAAATTCATGATACAATTTTGTCTTTCCCAAATGGATATGAGAGTTTAATCGGGCAAAAAGGTGTAAATCTTTCAGGCGGTCAAAAACAAAGACTTGCAATTGCAAGGGCAATTATTAGAAAGCCAAGTATTTTATTACTCGACGATAGCACAAGCGCATTAGATTTAAAAACTGAAGCTAGTTTACTCGAAGCTTTAAAAGAATACCAATGTACAACTTTAATTATTACTCAAAAAATTAGCACGGCTAAAAAGGCAGATAAAATTTTAATTATTGACGAAGGTGAACTAGTAGAAGAAGGAACTCATGAATCTTTATTAAAAAGTTCCAAACTTTATAAAGCAATTTACTATTCACAATACGGAAAGGAGGAAATTCAAAATGTTAAAGGAGCTAACTAA
- a CDS encoding M3 family oligoendopeptidase: protein MSTNTYSLTWDLDVFFKGGSESPEFATYIIEVTSLVERLERQVSMFTAPKSCDDIEELNAIISNIEIIGKKLSQASAFVGCLQAQNMADQKANLLRGTLTQLHAKFSTSLTKFHSELTKIEDSVWNTILESDEFKEISFVLNERRQKSSELLSVDQEALITALSVDGYHGWGQMYDTVVGKMQIEHDDKILSVGQASNLFSSKDRNVRKEIFEKWEETWGNESDYFAKILNHLAGFRLSVYGQRGWNNVLKEPLSINRMSQETLDSMWGAIIDNKAPFVEYLQRKAKLLGVEKLSWYDLDAPVADTDSAISYSEGAEFILDQFKQFGDELTDFTKMAFEDSWIEAEDRPGKRPGGFCTGFSESGQSRIFMTYSGTPSNVSTLAHELGHAFHSFAMKDVHTLNKHYAMNVAETASTFAEMIVADAAVKNANSDDERLALLEDKIQRSVAFYMNIHARFLFETRFYEERKNGVVSKNRINELMEEAQKEAYCGALDEYHPHFWSSKLHFYITGVPFYNFPYTFGYLFSLGIYAKALEEGKSYEQKYIALLKETASMTVEELAQKHLGVDLTKRDFWEKAVKLSLKDVEEFLSITE from the coding sequence ATGTCAACGAATACATATTCACTTACGTGGGATTTAGATGTTTTCTTTAAAGGAGGAAGTGAGTCTCCTGAATTTGCAACATACATAATAGAAGTAACTAGTTTAGTAGAAAGATTAGAGAGACAAGTTTCAATGTTTACTGCTCCAAAAAGCTGTGATGATATTGAGGAATTAAATGCTATCATTAGTAATATTGAAATAATAGGAAAGAAACTATCTCAAGCTAGTGCATTTGTAGGTTGCCTACAAGCTCAAAACATGGCTGATCAAAAAGCTAATTTATTAAGAGGTACATTAACTCAGTTACATGCAAAATTCTCTACCTCTTTAACAAAATTTCATAGTGAATTAACTAAAATAGAAGATTCTGTTTGGAATACTATTTTAGAAAGCGATGAGTTTAAAGAGATTTCGTTTGTATTAAATGAGCGACGTCAAAAATCAAGCGAATTATTATCTGTAGATCAAGAAGCATTAATTACAGCACTTTCTGTTGATGGCTATCACGGATGGGGTCAAATGTATGACACTGTAGTAGGAAAAATGCAAATTGAACACGATGATAAAATTCTATCAGTTGGTCAAGCATCAAATCTATTTTCTTCTAAAGACCGAAATGTTCGAAAAGAGATTTTTGAGAAATGGGAAGAAACGTGGGGAAATGAGTCAGATTACTTCGCAAAAATATTAAATCATCTTGCTGGTTTCCGTTTGAGCGTATATGGACAACGCGGATGGAATAATGTATTAAAAGAACCGTTATCAATTAATCGTATGAGCCAAGAGACACTTGATTCAATGTGGGGAGCAATAATTGACAATAAAGCTCCGTTTGTTGAATATCTACAAAGAAAAGCTAAATTATTAGGCGTTGAGAAATTAAGCTGGTATGATTTAGATGCACCTGTTGCAGATACTGACTCTGCAATTTCATATTCTGAAGGTGCAGAATTTATCTTAGATCAGTTCAAGCAATTTGGAGACGAATTAACAGATTTTACTAAGATGGCATTTGAAGATTCTTGGATTGAAGCAGAAGATCGCCCTGGTAAACGTCCTGGTGGATTCTGCACAGGATTTTCTGAGAGTGGTCAATCTCGAATTTTTATGACATATTCAGGAACACCATCGAATGTTTCAACATTAGCTCATGAATTAGGGCATGCTTTCCATTCTTTTGCGATGAAGGATGTTCATACACTTAATAAACATTACGCAATGAATGTTGCTGAAACAGCTTCAACTTTTGCAGAAATGATTGTTGCAGATGCAGCCGTTAAAAATGCGAATTCAGATGACGAACGTCTTGCTCTTTTAGAAGACAAAATCCAACGAAGTGTTGCATTTTATATGAATATTCATGCTCGCTTCTTATTTGAAACTCGTTTTTATGAAGAGCGTAAAAATGGTGTTGTAAGTAAAAATCGAATAAATGAACTAATGGAAGAAGCTCAAAAAGAGGCATATTGTGGCGCATTGGATGAGTATCATCCACATTTCTGGTCATCAAAATTACATTTCTATATTACGGGTGTACCGTTCTATAACTTCCCATACACATTTGGATACTTATTCTCTTTAGGTATTTATGCAAAAGCGTTGGAAGAAGGAAAATCTTATGAACAGAAATATATTGCACTATTAAAAGAAACTGCTTCAATGACAGTAGAAGAATTAGCTCAAAAACATTTAGGTGTTGATTTAACGAAACGTGATTTCTGGGAGAAAGCTGTAAAACTATCTCTTAAAGACGTAGAAGAATTTTTATCGATCACTGAATGA
- a CDS encoding LysM peptidoglycan-binding domain-containing protein, which produces MKKLITCFVTTVVLTMGITTNTYAATYKVKSGDTLSAIAKKQKVTVSQIKVWNHLKSDLIKVNQVLQIKPTTKKKTTKKTTAKSATPYKVIKMKATAYTGSCKGCSGKTATGIDLKKNPKVKVISVDPKVIPLGSKVYVEGYGYAIAGDTGGSLKGKKIDVFIPNKNNALKWGVKTVTVKVYKK; this is translated from the coding sequence ATGAAAAAACTAATAACATGTTTTGTTACTACTGTTGTTCTAACAATGGGAATCACGACAAATACATATGCAGCAACTTACAAAGTAAAATCTGGAGATACTTTATCTGCAATTGCAAAAAAGCAAAAGGTAACAGTTTCTCAAATTAAAGTTTGGAATCATTTAAAATCAGATCTTATAAAAGTAAATCAAGTATTACAAATTAAACCTACAACTAAGAAAAAAACAACTAAAAAAACAACAGCTAAATCTGCTACTCCATACAAAGTAATTAAAATGAAAGCTACTGCTTACACTGGTAGCTGTAAAGGATGTAGTGGAAAAACAGCTACTGGAATAGATTTAAAAAAGAATCCTAAAGTAAAAGTTATCTCGGTTGACCCAAAAGTTATTCCTTTAGGATCTAAAGTATACGTAGAAGGCTATGGTTATGCTATTGCTGGTGATACTGGCGGATCACTAAAAGGTAAGAAAATTGATGTATTTATCCCAAATAAGAATAATGCCCTAAAATGGGGAGTTAAAACAGTTACTGTAAAAGTTTATAAGAAATAA
- a CDS encoding homoserine kinase — translation MKKLFQITVPASTANVGPGFDSIGIAFNRYLTIEVFENDKYSCEGFSDYLKNIPLDQTNLIFQTAIEVAKANNKTLPTCHLKLESDIPLTRGLGSSASAIVGGIILANELCHLNLSLEEQLQIATALEGHMDNVGASLYGGLVIGTYIDGKAYIQQSTLNKVSVVAIIPTYELETIHARNILPATITYKDAILSSSFSNLLITALLKEDWKLAGDMMKRDLFHEPYRSKIVNELDTLKKLKLPEFVHGFVLSGAGPTVLAFVSIESCSVATTYFKNLFPNCEVSEIKIENEGAKVKHSIHSN, via the coding sequence ATGAAAAAGCTTTTCCAAATAACTGTTCCTGCAAGCACTGCAAATGTAGGGCCAGGATTTGATTCAATTGGTATTGCATTTAATCGGTATTTAACAATTGAAGTATTCGAAAATGATAAATACAGCTGCGAGGGATTTAGTGATTATTTGAAAAATATACCGCTAGATCAAACAAATTTAATCTTTCAAACAGCTATTGAAGTTGCCAAAGCAAATAACAAAACATTGCCAACTTGTCATCTAAAGCTTGAAAGTGATATTCCGCTTACAAGAGGTTTAGGAAGTAGTGCTTCTGCAATAGTCGGAGGCATTATATTAGCAAATGAACTTTGCCATTTAAATTTATCATTAGAAGAACAACTACAAATAGCAACCGCATTAGAAGGTCATATGGACAATGTTGGTGCCTCACTTTATGGTGGGCTAGTTATAGGGACTTATATCGACGGAAAAGCTTATATTCAACAATCAACTTTAAATAAAGTATCAGTAGTAGCAATAATCCCTACATACGAACTAGAAACGATTCATGCAAGAAATATTTTGCCCGCAACAATTACGTATAAGGATGCTATTCTATCTAGTAGTTTTAGCAATCTATTGATTACAGCACTACTAAAGGAAGACTGGAAATTAGCAGGCGATATGATGAAAAGAGACTTATTTCATGAACCATATCGCAGCAAAATCGTAAACGAATTAGATACTTTAAAGAAACTGAAATTACCTGAATTTGTACACGGTTTTGTGCTTAGCGGTGCTGGTCCTACTGTACTAGCTTTTGTTTCCATAGAAAGTTGCTCAGTTGCCACTACATATTTCAAAAACTTATTTCCAAATTGTGAAGTAAGTGAGATTAAAATTGAAAATGAGGGTGCAAAAGTTAAACACTCAATTCACTCTAATTAG
- a CDS encoding threonine synthase gives MYKGLIEKYSTYLPINEETPQLTLNEGNTPLLYLSRLSQEWGIELYVKLEGLNPTGSFKDRGMVMAVAKAKEEGSTAIICASTGNTSAAAAAYAARAGMKCFVIIPNGKIAYGKLAQAVMYGAHIISIDGNFDHALQMVRKISESEPITLVNSVNPYRIEGQKTAAFEICEQLEEAPEILAIPVGNAGNITAYWKGFNEYHLKHGIKLPKMHGFQAAGAAPIVNNKKIENPETIATAIRIGNPASWEYAVNAIQESNGAIDSVTDDEILQAYKWIASKEGVFAEPGSCASIAGVYKQVQSGVIKKGTKIVAILTGNGLKDPDIAIESSKIEPILLPNEEKIVLEHLQGVVSI, from the coding sequence ATGTATAAGGGATTAATTGAAAAATACTCAACGTACTTACCTATTAATGAAGAAACACCACAATTAACGTTAAATGAAGGGAATACTCCTTTACTTTATTTATCGCGTTTGTCACAGGAGTGGGGTATCGAATTATATGTGAAACTAGAGGGTTTAAATCCAACTGGTTCATTTAAAGATCGTGGTATGGTTATGGCAGTTGCTAAAGCTAAAGAAGAGGGCAGTACAGCAATTATTTGTGCATCGACGGGAAATACTTCTGCTGCGGCTGCCGCTTACGCAGCAAGAGCTGGTATGAAATGTTTCGTGATTATTCCAAACGGAAAAATTGCATACGGCAAACTCGCGCAGGCTGTAATGTATGGCGCACATATCATAAGTATTGATGGGAATTTTGATCACGCGCTTCAAATGGTAAGAAAAATTAGTGAATCTGAACCAATTACGTTAGTAAATTCAGTTAATCCATATCGAATTGAAGGCCAGAAAACAGCTGCTTTTGAAATATGTGAACAATTGGAGGAAGCACCTGAAATACTAGCAATCCCGGTTGGTAATGCTGGAAATATTACAGCTTATTGGAAAGGGTTTAATGAATATCATTTAAAACATGGTATTAAATTACCTAAAATGCATGGTTTCCAAGCAGCGGGTGCGGCTCCGATTGTAAATAATAAAAAGATTGAAAATCCAGAAACAATTGCAACAGCTATTCGAATCGGAAATCCTGCAAGCTGGGAATATGCAGTAAATGCCATTCAGGAATCAAATGGTGCAATCGATAGTGTAACAGATGACGAAATTTTACAAGCTTATAAATGGATCGCATCAAAAGAGGGAGTATTTGCAGAACCAGGTTCATGTGCAAGTATTGCCGGAGTCTATAAACAAGTTCAGTCTGGTGTAATTAAAAAAGGCACTAAAATAGTAGCCATTTTAACAGGCAATGGATTAAAAGATCCTGATATCGCAATTGAGTCAAGTAAGATCGAACCCATTTTATTACCAAATGAAGAAAAGATTGTATTAGAACATTTACAAGGTGTGGTTTCTATATGA